The Alphaproteobacteria bacterium sequence TCACAGTTCGCGGCATAGATCATCTGCCGTCCTTGCTTGTTTGATGTGACCAGTCCCGCATGACTAAGATGCGAGAGGTGAAAAGATAGTGTGTTATGCGGAATGCCGAGCTGATTGCTCAACGTGCCAGCAGG is a genomic window containing:
- a CDS encoding helix-turn-helix domain-containing protein, translating into PAGTLSNQLGIPHNTLSFHLSHLSHAGLVTSNKQGRQMIYAANCEAMNGLINYLNENCCIREDGEQISCAPKNECC